The Candidatus Zixiibacteriota bacterium genome window below encodes:
- the corA gene encoding magnesium/cobalt transporter CorA, whose protein sequence is MIRSLLWKPDQPVRHIDGIADFDALFADPDAVLWIEMFDPTDEESFILTHDFHFHPLAIEDVIEEEDAISELSRSKIDDYKNYIYVEFSFADSITREEGIHLQEVHIFLTRNSVVTVCDEKHKIFNYLHNRALKDDRLMSRGAEFLFHTLLDVMVDNYNNILKYFEREVDEIEDDVLEEPDQETVKKIFTLRRDIYDLKRILLPQREIVRRLSRGQFSQISDRANLYFRDVHDHLTRIIELSESHRDTLISALEVYYSNVSTKTNQIIKILTLFTVILMPPTFLTGLWGMNFAYMPELQWEYGYFIFWAVLVLITVIMILFFKKKKWL, encoded by the coding sequence ATGATCAGATCACTCCTCTGGAAACCGGATCAGCCCGTCAGGCATATTGACGGAATCGCTGACTTTGATGCTCTTTTCGCCGATCCGGATGCAGTGTTGTGGATCGAGATGTTTGATCCCACCGATGAGGAATCGTTTATTCTGACGCATGATTTCCATTTCCACCCCCTGGCCATCGAGGATGTTATCGAGGAAGAGGATGCTATCTCCGAGCTGTCCCGTTCCAAAATCGATGACTATAAGAATTATATTTATGTCGAATTTTCCTTCGCCGACAGTATCACCCGGGAGGAAGGGATTCACCTGCAGGAAGTCCATATTTTTTTGACCCGCAATTCGGTGGTGACAGTCTGTGATGAGAAGCACAAGATCTTCAATTATCTTCATAACCGGGCTTTAAAGGATGACCGATTGATGTCGCGGGGGGCGGAGTTCCTGTTTCATACACTGCTTGATGTCATGGTGGATAATTATAACAATATCCTGAAATATTTTGAGCGGGAGGTGGATGAGATTGAGGATGATGTTTTAGAGGAACCGGATCAGGAGACAGTCAAAAAGATCTTTACTTTAAGGCGCGATATATATGATCTCAAACGTATTCTTTTGCCGCAGAGAGAGATTGTCCGGCGTCTGAGCCGCGGTCAGTTTTCCCAGATTTCTGATCGAGCCAACCTTTATTTCCGTGATGTCCATGATCATCTGACCAGGATAATTGAACTTTCGGAGTCGCATCGGGATACCCTCATTTCAGCTCTTGAGGTTTATTATTCCAACGTTTCCACCAAAACCAATCAGATCATTAAAATACTTACCCTGTTTACTGTCATTTTGATGCCGCCGACGTTCCTGACTGGATTATGGGGAATGAATTTCGCCTATATGCCGGAACTCCAATGGGAGTATGGATATTTTATTTTCTGGGCGGTCCTGGTTCTTATCACTGTTATTATGATTCTCTTTTTCAAGAAGAAAAAGTGGTTATAG
- a CDS encoding DUF58 domain-containing protein has translation MDQKELFKKIRRIEIRTKRLVNDLFSGEYHSSFKGQGMEFEEVRQYQPGDDIRLIDWNVTARTGYPHIKKFREERELSVIFLVDASSSGDFGTRERFKADTAAELCAVLAFSAIKNNDKVGMIIFTDRIEKFVPPKKGRAHVLRLIREILHFHPEGTGTDISGALEYFNRVIKKKSVVFLISDFLSEAYMKPLQIANRKHDMIAIKISDPRELQFDNVGLIELEDAETGETLVIDTGSYEFRRDFAARAEEDNFGLRRSLKLINLDFIQIITNQSYIVPLINFFRLREKRH, from the coding sequence ATGGATCAGAAAGAGCTATTCAAAAAAATCAGGCGGATTGAAATTCGCACCAAACGACTGGTCAACGACCTGTTTTCCGGGGAATATCATTCCAGTTTCAAGGGACAGGGGATGGAATTCGAGGAAGTCCGGCAGTACCAGCCGGGTGATGATATTCGGCTGATCGATTGGAATGTCACGGCCCGGACGGGATATCCCCATATCAAGAAATTCCGCGAGGAGCGTGAATTGTCGGTCATCTTTCTGGTCGATGCCTCATCATCGGGAGATTTCGGGACCCGGGAGCGGTTCAAGGCCGATACCGCCGCCGAATTATGTGCCGTCCTGGCCTTCTCGGCCATCAAGAACAACGACAAGGTGGGCATGATTATTTTCACCGATCGGATCGAGAAATTTGTCCCGCCCAAGAAGGGCCGGGCCCATGTCCTGAGATTGATTCGCGAAATTCTGCATTTCCATCCCGAGGGAACCGGGACCGATATTTCCGGTGCTCTGGAATATTTCAACCGGGTTATCAAGAAAAAGTCGGTCGTTTTTCTGATTTCCGATTTTCTCTCGGAAGCCTATATGAAGCCGCTTCAGATCGCCAACCGCAAGCATGATATGATTGCCATCAAGATTTCCGATCCACGGGAGTTGCAATTCGATAATGTCGGTTTGATTGAACTCGAGGATGCCGAAACCGGGGAGACCCTTGTGATCGATACCGGGTCGTATGAATTCCGGCGTGATTTCGCGGCGCGAGCCGAAGAAGACAATTTCGGTCTTCGTCGGTCCCTGAAATTAATCAATCTGGATTTTATCCAGATCATAACCAATCAGTCGTACATTGTGCCATTGATCAATTTTTTCAGGCTCCGGGAAAAGCGTCATTGA
- a CDS encoding tetratricopeptide repeat protein produces MMARLSIYSLAIAIIFPALVAADDFANMANRGTAAFKEGDYQKALDYYHQAEVERPETPQLDYNMGSALFKEQKYEEAEEKLQKSLVTDDIQVEAASHFNLGNVYFKMGDYQKSILAYQKSLEINPDDLDAKYNLELARKRLKEQIKPEQNQQNQQQQQQQQQQQQQQQEQQEQQPDQQQPQDDQQKQDKQQQQEQQLQPQPDNKEMSQEDAERILNALKDDEKDLQKEQQKFRGQGTYQGKDW; encoded by the coding sequence ATGATGGCACGTTTAAGCATATATTCGCTGGCAATAGCCATAATATTCCCGGCTTTGGTTGCGGCCGATGACTTTGCCAATATGGCCAACCGTGGGACGGCCGCTTTTAAGGAGGGTGATTATCAGAAGGCGTTGGATTATTATCACCAGGCCGAAGTCGAGCGGCCGGAAACACCCCAGCTTGATTATAATATGGGCAGCGCCTTATTCAAGGAGCAAAAATACGAAGAGGCCGAAGAGAAACTTCAGAAATCCCTGGTGACCGATGATATTCAGGTCGAAGCCGCATCGCATTTTAATCTCGGCAATGTTTATTTCAAAATGGGTGATTACCAGAAATCCATATTGGCCTACCAGAAATCGCTGGAGATTAATCCCGATGATCTCGATGCCAAATATAATCTGGAACTGGCCCGCAAAAGACTCAAGGAACAAATAAAACCGGAGCAGAATCAACAGAATCAGCAACAGCAGCAGCAGCAACAACAACAGCAACAACAGCAACAAGAACAGCAGGAGCAACAACCGGACCAGCAACAACCTCAGGACGATCAGCAGAAACAGGATAAACAGCAGCAACAGGAGCAGCAGCTTCAACCTCAGCCCGATAATAAAGAAATGAGCCAGGAGGATGCCGAACGGATTTTAAACGCCCTAAAGGATGATGAGAAAGACCTTCAGAAAGAGCAACAGAAGTTTCGGGGTCAGGGGACATACCAGGGGAAAGATTGGTAA
- a CDS encoding flippase-like domain-containing protein, with protein sequence MPSFFKKKELWGILIGAALLVYCVKDIRPEDVRDLIIRVDFYYLIPALVMEFLMIITKSIRWRTIVENTRKIGIMQVLPLYSAGQVINIVMPALTGQIGRLLLFSRQASLSKTYVFSTIVLEILFDAITLLILILLLSTVFVFPAEYRSIGYIIAIATVSLFVLLYMILHYKNQIGNFGRRHVRNRWPGLYITLRKFARSFTRGIDLLRSTRYLTRTVIFSFLGWFSHIMVIYFLFKSFDFDLPFIAAVVVMVINTVALMIPITPGNAGTFEFAVVVALKTFSITKSDAVLYALALHILDLIPIFVMGLFFFRTNRMTIKEIKEEGEKEELLEEVEDDSDSIAVREEQP encoded by the coding sequence ATGCCGTCGTTTTTTAAGAAAAAAGAGTTGTGGGGAATTCTCATTGGAGCGGCCCTTCTGGTCTATTGCGTCAAGGATATCCGCCCGGAGGATGTAAGAGATCTAATCATCAGGGTCGATTTTTACTATTTGATTCCGGCCCTGGTTATGGAATTTTTAATGATTATTACTAAAAGCATCCGATGGCGGACAATTGTGGAAAATACCCGGAAAATCGGCATTATGCAAGTATTGCCGCTTTATTCGGCCGGTCAGGTTATCAATATTGTCATGCCGGCTCTGACCGGACAGATCGGACGTCTGTTGCTTTTTTCCCGCCAGGCATCTCTTTCCAAGACTTATGTTTTTTCCACGATCGTACTTGAAATCCTTTTCGATGCCATTACCCTGTTGATTCTTATTCTCCTGCTTTCGACTGTCTTTGTCTTTCCGGCCGAATATCGTTCGATCGGGTATATAATAGCCATTGCCACCGTTTCGCTGTTTGTTCTCCTTTATATGATTCTTCATTATAAAAATCAGATCGGCAATTTTGGTCGCCGCCATGTACGAAACCGCTGGCCGGGATTATATATTACCCTGAGGAAATTCGCCCGGTCATTTACCCGGGGTATTGATCTTTTAAGGTCAACCCGATATCTGACCCGAACCGTGATTTTTTCTTTCCTGGGTTGGTTCTCACACATAATGGTAATATATTTTCTTTTCAAATCTTTCGACTTCGATTTACCTTTTATTGCGGCCGTGGTTGTTATGGTGATTAACACGGTTGCTCTGATGATTCCAATTACGCCGGGTAATGCCGGAACCTTTGAATTTGCCGTGGTGGTGGCCCTGAAAACCTTCAGTATCACCAAATCCGATGCCGTTTTGTATGCCCTGGCCCTTCATATTCTTGATTTAATACCGATCTTTGTGATGGGGCTCTTCTTCTTCCGAACCAACCGAATGACCATCAAGGAAATCAAGGAGGAGGGTGAAAAAGAGGAGCTTCTCGAGGAAGTTGAAGATGATAGTGATAGTATTGCTGTCAGGGAGGAACAGCCATGA
- a CDS encoding VWA domain-containing protein: MRFAAPENLALLGLIVVLALFYIWAIHRKKKFLTRFGDMFLIMKNAPYISYARQGGKAALLLAGVFFLVLTLSQFQCGTHMEMMKREGIDVIVAIDVSNSMLAEDMKPNRITKARQEVRGILERLRGDRVGLIAFAGEAFVQCPLTLDYSAAQIFLDVIDVGLIPQQGTAIGDAINKSIEAFETREKKHKVLILLTDGEDQTNKAEAAAEEARKAGIKIYPIGIGSPIGEPIPVVDRQGQRVGFKKDSNGEVIVTKLDEMTLQKIALTTGGKYYHASAGEMELDKVYDEINKMEKKELEGKLMMQYEDRFQYPLLIGIFLIILEFFVSEKRKVKKTE; this comes from the coding sequence ATGAGATTCGCGGCACCTGAAAATCTGGCCCTGCTGGGATTAATCGTTGTCCTGGCTTTGTTTTACATCTGGGCCATACATCGCAAGAAAAAATTCCTGACCCGGTTCGGCGATATGTTTTTGATTATGAAAAATGCGCCGTATATTTCCTATGCCCGCCAGGGGGGCAAAGCCGCTTTACTTTTGGCCGGGGTCTTTTTTCTGGTTTTAACTCTGTCGCAGTTTCAATGCGGGACCCATATGGAGATGATGAAACGCGAGGGGATCGATGTTATCGTAGCCATCGATGTCTCCAATTCGATGCTGGCCGAGGATATGAAACCCAATCGGATTACCAAGGCCCGCCAGGAGGTTCGCGGCATATTGGAACGGCTTCGCGGGGACCGGGTCGGTCTGATTGCTTTTGCCGGTGAGGCCTTTGTTCAGTGTCCCCTGACTCTCGACTATTCCGCGGCCCAGATTTTTCTTGATGTAATCGATGTCGGATTGATTCCTCAGCAGGGGACGGCCATTGGCGATGCCATCAATAAATCGATTGAAGCTTTCGAAACCCGGGAGAAAAAACACAAGGTCCTGATTCTATTGACCGATGGGGAAGATCAAACCAATAAGGCCGAGGCCGCCGCCGAAGAGGCCCGCAAGGCCGGCATCAAAATATATCCGATCGGAATCGGTTCACCGATCGGTGAACCAATCCCCGTGGTCGACCGTCAGGGCCAGCGAGTCGGATTTAAAAAAGACAGCAATGGCGAGGTTATTGTCACCAAACTGGACGAGATGACCCTTCAGAAGATAGCTCTGACCACGGGGGGAAAATACTATCATGCTTCCGCCGGTGAAATGGAACTGGATAAAGTCTACGATGAAATCAATAAAATGGAGAAAAAGGAGCTGGAAGGGAAACTCATGATGCAGTATGAGGATCGTTTCCAGTATCCGTTGTTAATCGGGATTTTTCTTATTATCTTGGAGTTCTTCGTTTCCGAAAAAAGGAAAGTGAAAAAGACTGAGTAG
- a CDS encoding tetratricopeptide repeat protein has protein sequence MSRIKSIILFFIILLLNAVAVSADQPDSLFASGNGYYQAEQFDSALAIYQRLEKKNYSSAELFFNIGNCYFKKGDLGYAILYYLRAERLQPNDDDIQANLDFARQFMPTRLEGVKINPVSEFMKTLVKPVTLDTAAWISSLLFILMIFSLIIIVYFQMRGSAVKITAISLVVMFIIGAGLTTYKFRSEYLEQTGVIVAQEPRILSAPTDNGELEFNGNFGLTFIVEKSVEDYYLVIFENKRKGWIKREDVELL, from the coding sequence TTGTCCAGAATTAAATCCATAATATTATTTTTTATCATACTGCTTTTGAATGCCGTAGCTGTTTCGGCTGATCAGCCCGATTCCCTGTTCGCTTCGGGGAACGGTTATTATCAGGCCGAGCAGTTCGACAGCGCTCTGGCAATATATCAGCGTCTTGAAAAGAAGAATTACTCATCAGCCGAACTATTTTTCAATATTGGCAACTGCTATTTTAAAAAGGGTGATCTGGGATATGCCATACTCTATTATCTCCGGGCCGAGCGACTGCAGCCAAATGATGATGATATCCAGGCCAACCTTGATTTCGCCCGGCAGTTTATGCCGACCAGGCTGGAGGGAGTAAAGATCAATCCGGTTTCTGAATTCATGAAGACGTTGGTCAAGCCTGTCACGCTTGACACGGCCGCCTGGATTTCCTCTTTGTTGTTTATCCTGATGATTTTCAGTCTGATCATCATCGTATATTTCCAGATGCGAGGTTCTGCCGTGAAAATAACCGCCATTTCGTTGGTGGTTATGTTTATTATTGGGGCCGGTTTGACGACTTATAAATTCCGCTCTGAATATCTTGAGCAAACCGGTGTAATTGTCGCCCAAGAGCCGCGGATTTTGAGTGCGCCGACCGATAATGGCGAATTGGAGTTTAACGGCAATTTCGGGCTTACTTTTATCGTGGAAAAATCTGTCGAGGATTATTATCTGGTTATCTTCGAGAATAAGCGAAAAGGGTGGATCAAGCGGGAGGATGTCGAGCTTCTCTGA
- a CDS encoding TetR/AcrR family transcriptional regulator, producing the protein MPAEKRRSQLIRAAEKVFARKGYLGSTTEEIARSAGLTKGALYFHFKGKEDIFFEVIRQINENNLNSIEKYIKSDLDLETSVEMMIRSAFEMIEKNRYFKADFWKQAYDIPHIRKYMCRSHEDLVDRLVGYLMDNSHLGQEDSEDFITIINAVIDGLVTRIMFEGERLNIERLTDRVVKISKLYLKKDLLGMG; encoded by the coding sequence ATGCCAGCCGAAAAAAGGCGTTCCCAGTTAATCCGGGCGGCAGAAAAGGTTTTTGCCCGTAAAGGCTATCTGGGTTCGACAACCGAGGAAATCGCCCGGTCGGCGGGATTAACCAAAGGGGCTCTTTATTTTCATTTTAAAGGCAAGGAAGATATTTTTTTCGAGGTTATTCGCCAGATAAACGAGAACAATTTGAATTCGATTGAAAAATATATTAAAAGCGATCTGGACCTGGAAACATCGGTGGAGATGATGATTCGCTCGGCTTTTGAAATGATTGAGAAGAACCGCTATTTCAAGGCTGATTTCTGGAAGCAGGCCTACGATATCCCGCATATAAGAAAGTATATGTGTCGGAGTCATGAGGACCTGGTTGATCGGCTGGTCGGCTATTTGATGGATAACAGCCATTTGGGGCAGGAAGACTCGGAAGATTTTATTACCATTATCAACGCTGTGATAGATGGTTTGGTTACCAGGATTATGTTCGAAGGGGAGCGTCTCAATATTGAGCGTCTGACCGATCGGGTGGTTAAAATATCGAAATTGTACCTGAAAAAAGATTTATTGGGAATGGGTTGA
- a CDS encoding geranylgeranylglycerol-phosphate geranylgeranyltransferase, with product MKLVAFLRLVRIHNCLIAGIAVWIGGYLSGITGNNLKLYLASLAGALVCGAGNALNDFMDIESDQISHPGRPLASGQLPLYAAILAAIVMNLAAVVLVVPVGWAVTGLVVITVFLLFLYNFKLKKIPVTGNLIVSFLGGLTFIVGGLAVQPENIFVIPGPVIPAMFAFLFHLGRELLKDSADCRGDLAAEYKTLPMIISPAMVLIIITIIYLLLIMLTLVPLVYKWYRPAYGYIAILLVDIPLLIILGFLRGSRSERKYQLAGGWLKWLMIFGLMAFFLGESKIS from the coding sequence ATGAAACTTGTTGCTTTTCTGCGGCTGGTGAGAATCCACAACTGCCTGATCGCCGGGATTGCAGTCTGGATAGGCGGTTACCTGTCCGGTATCACAGGTAATAATCTGAAGTTGTACCTGGCTTCTCTGGCCGGGGCCCTGGTTTGCGGTGCCGGGAATGCTCTTAATGATTTTATGGATATTGAGAGCGATCAGATCAGTCACCCCGGGCGGCCGCTGGCATCGGGACAATTACCTCTTTATGCTGCAATTCTCGCAGCTATCGTCATGAATCTGGCGGCAGTGGTTCTGGTGGTACCGGTCGGGTGGGCTGTAACGGGATTGGTGGTCATAACTGTTTTTCTTCTCTTTCTGTACAATTTCAAACTTAAAAAAATCCCTGTGACAGGAAATTTGATAGTTTCATTTCTCGGTGGTCTAACCTTCATCGTGGGCGGTCTGGCGGTTCAGCCGGAGAATATTTTTGTTATACCCGGTCCGGTTATCCCGGCCATGTTTGCCTTCCTCTTTCATCTGGGACGGGAATTGCTCAAAGATTCGGCCGATTGCCGGGGGGATCTGGCCGCCGAATACAAAACTCTTCCCATGATAATTTCCCCGGCCATGGTTTTGATAATTATTACCATAATATATCTGCTTCTTATTATGCTGACGTTGGTCCCTCTGGTATATAAATGGTATCGCCCCGCTTATGGCTATATAGCTATCCTGTTGGTGGATATTCCGTTATTGATAATTCTCGGTTTTCTCCGGGGCTCGAGATCCGAAAGAAAATACCAATTGGCCGGGGGATGGTTGAAATGGTTGATGATTTTCGGACTGATGGCCTTCTTTTTAGGGGAATCCAAAATTTCTTGA
- a CDS encoding protein BatD: protein MIILCLIPGLVLSQSQDEVKITMTLSKDVVNLGEQAYLSISVSGPSQNLPQPELPNLSMFDVYSQGTSTNISIVNGKMESSVVYNFILQPRKEGTMIIKPAVIVLNRKRYESNEVTLKVLSGGAPSVSEKQAEQESTEGGDVKDVFLTAEVDKKNVYVNEQITLSIKFYHAVNLYTQPDYTPPQTTDFWAEAFEGQNTYYQVVGGQRYKVIELRTALFPTRSGELTIGQGMVSVDVPSRTPQRRTDPFSVFDDFFTRGEKITVRSKALTVQVKPLPEAGKPTDFSGNVGNFKISSSADKTTVDVNQPVTVTYRITGTGNIKTVAEPKIGDLKDFRVYNASSDEKVSKLGDIMGGTKTFEEVYIPRRAGKLTIPPVEFSFFDLGTNKYKVLSTTAINLNVQAVEESEYADLPYRPVAGKTIDPNARDIRFIKIDPGDLSLKRPLIIFRPAYFVLNALPVALLLLTMIITRRREKFQKDIGYARSRAARKMARKRLTLARKLVNSDKAAEFYSEIRRAIFSYIADKLNISPHGITGDRLIQILRDSGCDETTLDIVAGLLHHADFAQYSSVGVSRDKIIDSLNEAEKLLVKLEGIEIVQN, encoded by the coding sequence ATGATCATACTCTGTCTGATTCCGGGTCTGGTTTTGTCCCAGAGTCAGGATGAAGTTAAAATCACCATGACACTTTCCAAAGACGTGGTCAATCTCGGGGAACAGGCTTATCTGAGTATCTCCGTTTCCGGGCCGTCACAAAACCTTCCCCAGCCGGAATTGCCAAATTTATCCATGTTCGATGTCTATTCGCAGGGAACCTCGACCAATATATCTATTGTCAACGGCAAAATGGAATCATCGGTGGTCTACAATTTTATTCTTCAACCCCGTAAAGAGGGGACCATGATTATCAAACCGGCTGTTATTGTATTGAATCGCAAGCGTTATGAATCCAATGAGGTCACTCTGAAGGTATTATCAGGCGGGGCGCCATCGGTGTCGGAGAAACAGGCCGAACAGGAATCAACCGAGGGGGGCGATGTCAAAGACGTTTTTTTAACCGCCGAGGTTGACAAGAAAAATGTATATGTCAACGAGCAGATTACGCTTTCAATAAAATTTTATCATGCTGTCAATCTATATACCCAGCCCGATTATACGCCTCCGCAAACTACCGATTTCTGGGCCGAAGCTTTTGAAGGTCAAAACACCTACTATCAGGTAGTCGGAGGACAGCGGTACAAAGTGATCGAACTCAGAACCGCGTTGTTCCCAACGCGTTCGGGAGAATTGACTATTGGACAGGGTATGGTGTCGGTTGATGTTCCGTCTCGGACTCCGCAACGCCGAACCGATCCGTTTTCGGTATTTGATGATTTTTTTACCCGGGGCGAAAAAATAACGGTCCGATCCAAAGCTCTTACAGTGCAGGTCAAGCCATTGCCGGAAGCAGGCAAACCGACCGATTTCAGCGGAAATGTCGGCAATTTCAAGATATCTTCCTCGGCAGACAAGACGACGGTCGATGTCAATCAACCGGTGACAGTGACGTACCGGATAACCGGTACCGGGAATATAAAGACGGTGGCCGAACCAAAGATCGGTGATCTTAAGGATTTCCGGGTGTACAATGCTTCATCGGACGAAAAAGTTTCCAAACTGGGTGATATCATGGGCGGAACCAAAACCTTCGAAGAAGTTTATATTCCCCGTCGGGCCGGTAAATTAACCATTCCCCCGGTTGAATTCAGTTTTTTTGATCTGGGGACCAATAAGTATAAAGTTCTTTCCACCACGGCGATTAATCTCAATGTCCAGGCCGTCGAGGAAAGTGAATATGCCGACCTGCCATACCGGCCGGTAGCCGGAAAGACTATCGATCCCAATGCCCGGGACATAAGATTTATCAAGATCGATCCGGGCGATTTATCGCTCAAGCGGCCGTTAATAATTTTCAGGCCTGCTTATTTTGTTCTGAATGCTCTTCCGGTGGCGTTGTTACTGCTCACCATGATTATTACTCGGCGCCGGGAAAAATTTCAGAAGGATATCGGCTATGCCCGTTCGCGGGCGGCCCGTAAAATGGCCCGAAAAAGACTGACCCTGGCCCGCAAATTGGTTAATTCCGATAAGGCCGCCGAATTTTATTCTGAAATCAGGCGCGCCATTTTTTCCTATATTGCCGATAAATTGAATATCTCACCCCATGGCATAACCGGTGATCGGCTGATTCAAATACTTCGGGATTCGGGTTGCGATGAGACCACATTGGATATTGTGGCGGGGCTTTTGCACCACGCCGATTTTGCCCAGTATTCATCAGTAGGAGTTTCGCGTGATAAAATTATCGACTCCCTGAACGAGGCCGAGAAACTACTGGTCAAACTGGAGGGGATTGAAATTGTCCAGAATTAA
- a CDS encoding MoxR family ATPase, translating into MNKDIEQIQAIVEKESVFVEKLLSQISRVIVGQQYMIERLLIGILADGHVLLEGVPGLAKTMSVQTLSDTIDTRFRRIQFTPDLLPADLIGTMIYNPQKSEFSVKKGPIFSNIILADEINRAPAKVQSALLEAMQERQVTIGDNTYRLDEPFLVLATQNPIEQEGTYPLPEAQVDRFMLKLKITYPTPAEERVIMDRMTVAQKPSVDKVISPDEIIRARKVITDIYVDDKVKEYIINIVLASREPEKYGLAEIKDLIAYGASPRATIYLNLAAKAHAFLRGRGYITPEDIKAIGSDVLRHRLIVTYEAEAEEKTSDDIVQSIFDTVEVP; encoded by the coding sequence ATGAACAAGGACATTGAACAAATACAGGCGATCGTTGAGAAAGAATCGGTTTTTGTGGAAAAACTTCTTTCACAGATCAGCCGGGTTATTGTCGGCCAGCAGTACATGATCGAACGGCTGTTGATCGGTATCCTGGCCGACGGTCATGTATTGCTCGAGGGTGTTCCGGGTTTGGCCAAGACCATGTCGGTTCAGACCCTTTCGGATACCATCGATACCCGTTTCCGCCGTATCCAGTTTACGCCCGATTTGCTACCGGCGGATTTAATCGGCACCATGATTTATAATCCCCAGAAATCGGAATTTTCGGTCAAGAAGGGTCCGATCTTTTCCAATATCATTCTGGCCGACGAAATCAACCGGGCTCCGGCCAAGGTCCAATCGGCCCTGCTGGAAGCCATGCAGGAGCGCCAGGTGACGATCGGCGATAATACTTATCGACTGGATGAGCCCTTTCTGGTCCTGGCGACTCAGAATCCTATCGAGCAGGAAGGGACCTATCCCTTGCCTGAGGCCCAGGTGGACCGTTTTATGCTCAAGTTGAAAATAACCTATCCGACTCCGGCCGAGGAGCGGGTGATTATGGACCGGATGACGGTGGCTCAAAAGCCGAGTGTCGATAAGGTCATCAGCCCGGATGAGATTATCAGAGCCCGGAAGGTCATCACGGATATATATGTTGACGATAAAGTCAAGGAATATATTATCAATATCGTCCTGGCCTCGCGGGAGCCGGAGAAATACGGTTTGGCTGAGATTAAGGATCTGATCGCCTACGGGGCCTCGCCCCGGGCGACCATCTATCTTAACCTGGCCGCCAAAGCCCATGCTTTCCTTCGTGGTCGGGGTTATATCACTCCGGAAGATATCAAGGCGATCGGTTCCGATGTGTTGCGCCATCGGCTCATTGTCACGTACGAGGCCGAGGCCGAGGAAAAAACATCCGATGATATTGTCCAGAGTATTTTCGATACTGTCGAAGTACCATGA
- a CDS encoding VWA domain-containing protein — protein sequence MTLFEQDITIPALAIFIIGLAIIGVIIFYYIKKRHYTSASIKYSDLQIVRRSARSGRQRFRFLLLILRLLAVAALVIAFARPQSGTENREVSTEGIDIMLVLDVSGSMKAEDFKPQNRLYVAKEEIKKFVQKRTSDRIGLVVFSKSSFTQCPLTLDYGVLLTFLDQVRFGMIEDGTAIGMALANGVNRLRETPAKSKIIILLTDGVNNSGQIDPLTAATIAKTMNVKIYTIGVGRPGNAMYPVDDPIFGKRYVYMPNEIDEKTLQEIADKTGGKYFRARSEKELEQIYDEIDKLEKTEIKVNEYVQYRELFSLFVFWGLGFLVLEMVLSQTVFRKIP from the coding sequence ATGACGCTGTTCGAGCAGGATATCACTATCCCGGCCCTGGCCATATTTATAATCGGGCTAGCCATAATCGGTGTGATAATCTTCTATTATATCAAAAAGCGGCATTACACCTCGGCCTCGATCAAGTACAGCGATCTTCAGATTGTCCGCCGTTCGGCCCGATCCGGTCGGCAGCGTTTCAGGTTTCTTCTGCTGATTCTCCGGTTACTGGCGGTAGCGGCTCTGGTTATTGCTTTTGCGCGGCCGCAATCCGGAACGGAAAATCGCGAGGTTTCCACCGAGGGTATTGATATTATGCTGGTGCTGGATGTTTCGGGATCCATGAAAGCCGAGGATTTCAAGCCGCAGAATCGTTTGTATGTCGCCAAAGAGGAAATAAAGAAATTCGTGCAAAAACGAACCTCGGATCGAATCGGACTGGTCGTTTTCTCCAAATCATCTTTTACCCAATGCCCGTTGACTCTCGATTATGGTGTTCTGCTTACCTTTCTCGATCAGGTGAGATTCGGGATGATCGAGGATGGAACCGCTATCGGGATGGCTCTGGCTAATGGTGTCAATCGGCTGAGGGAAACCCCGGCCAAGTCGAAAATAATTATTCTTCTTACCGATGGTGTCAATAATTCCGGTCAGATCGACCCGCTGACGGCGGCTACAATTGCAAAAACAATGAATGTCAAAATATATACCATCGGGGTGGGACGGCCGGGAAACGCCATGTACCCGGTCGATGATCCCATTTTCGGCAAGCGTTATGTTTATATGCCCAATGAGATCGATGAAAAGACACTGCAGGAGATTGCCGATAAAACCGGCGGCAAATATTTCCGGGCTCGCTCTGAAAAGGAGCTGGAACAGATTTATGATGAAATCGATAAGCTGGAAAAAACAGAAATAAAAGTAAATGAATATGTGCAATATCGGGAGCTTTTCAGCCTGTTTGTATTCTGGGGATTGGGTTTTCTGGTGCTGGAGATGGTTCTGTCGCAGACAGTGTTCAGAAAGATCCCGTAA